The following are encoded together in the Bicyclus anynana chromosome 2, ilBicAnyn1.1, whole genome shotgun sequence genome:
- the LOC112045375 gene encoding protein wingless, translated as MLSDKMVQVIQTGAQQAIDECQHQFRNSRWNCSTVDNSTDIFGGVLKFKSRESAFVHALSAAALAHTVARACSRGELNECSCDARVRKRTPRHWQWGGCSEDIRYGEKFSRDFVDAKEDKDNDEGLMNLHNNEAGRRAVRGRMQRVCKCHGMSGSCSVRVCWRRLPQLRLVGDVLSTRYEGASHVKVVERKRGKNIRKLRPLHPDIKKPNKTDLVYLEDSPDYCEPNDELGILGTRGRTCNRTSAGLDGCRLLCCGRGYQTRVRDHEEKCRCRFVWCCRVHCEICRSKRDHHVCN; from the exons ATGCTTTCTGATAAAATGGTACAG GTGATACAAACAGGAGCGCAACAGGCAATTGATGAATGTCAGCATCAATTTCGGAATAGCCGTTGGAACTGTAGTACCGTCGACAATTCCACTGATATATTCGGCGGAGTGCTAAAATTTA AATCTCGCGAGTCTGCATTCGTCCACGCTCTGTCAGCAGCAGCATTGGCTCACACAGTTGCTCGCGCGTGCAGTCGGGGCGAACTAAACGAGTGTTCCTGTGACGCTCGTGTTAGAAAGCGAACGCCGCGGCATTGGCAGTGGGGTGGTTGTTCTGAG GATATAAGATATGGAGAAAAGTTCAGTCGTGACTTTGTAGATGCTAAAGAAGACAAGGATAATGATGAAGGTCTCATGAACTTACATAACAATGAAGCTGGCCGCAGA GCAGTCCGCGGCAGGATGCAGCGCGTGTGCAAATGCCACGGCATGTCGGGCTCGTGCTCCGTGCGCGTGTGCTGGCGCCGCCTGCCGCAGCTGCGGCTGGTGGGCGACGTGCTGAGCACCAGATACGAGGGCGCCTCTCATGTTAAG gTTGTAGAgaggaagagaggcaagaataTAAGAAAACTGCGACCGCTGCATCCTGATATAAAGAAACCGAACAAAACCGATCTAGTCTATCTCGAGGACTCTCCCGATTACTGTGAACCGAACGACGA gtTAGGGATATTAGGCACGCGAGGCAGAACTTGTAATAGGACGTCGGCTGGTTTGGACGGGTGTCGATTGCTTTGCTGCGGTCGCGGGTACCAGACCCGAGTGCGGGACCATGAAGAGAAATGCAGATGCCGATTCGTTTGGTGTTGTCGGGTGCATTGCGAAATATGTAGATCCAAACGTGATCACCACGTGTGCAATTGA